One stretch of Enterobacter sp. RHBSTW-00994 DNA includes these proteins:
- the nudI gene encoding nucleoside triphosphatase NudI, whose protein sequence is MRQRTIVCPVIQNNGAYLLCKMADDRGVFPGQWALSGGGMEPGETMEQALRREIREELGEALVITDVKPWAFRDDIRVKTYADGSTEEIYMIYLIFDCISANREITFNEEFQEIAWVKPEALQTLDLNEATRITLAQKGLL, encoded by the coding sequence ATGCGTCAACGAACGATTGTCTGTCCAGTTATCCAGAATAACGGGGCTTATCTGCTGTGCAAAATGGCCGATGACCGTGGCGTATTTCCCGGCCAGTGGGCCCTGTCGGGTGGTGGAATGGAGCCAGGTGAAACGATGGAGCAGGCACTACGTCGTGAAATCCGTGAAGAGTTGGGTGAGGCGCTGGTGATTACTGACGTGAAACCCTGGGCGTTTCGCGATGACATTCGGGTGAAAACCTATGCCGATGGCAGCACAGAAGAAATTTATATGATCTACCTGATCTTCGACTGCATCAGCGCCAACCGGGAGATAACCTTCAACGAAGAGTTTCAGGAGATCGCATGGGTTAAGCCAGAGGCACTGCAAACGCTGGATCTCAACGA